One part of the Arabidopsis thaliana chromosome 1 sequence genome encodes these proteins:
- the SYTB gene encoding Calcium-dependent lipid-binding (CaLB domain) family protein, producing MGIISTILGVIGFGFGTTIGIVIGYYLFIYFQSTDVEDPEIKPLVELDSETIATMFPEIPMWVKNPDFDRIDWLNKLIGHMWPYMDKAICKMAKSIAKPIIAEQIPNYKIDSVEFEMLTLGSLPPSFQGMKVYATDDKEIIMELSVKWAGNPNIIVVAKAFGLKATVQVIDLQVYATPRITLKPLVPSFPCFANIFVSLMDKPQVDFGLKLLGADVMAIPGLYRFVQEIIKDQVANMYLWPKTLNVQIMDPSKAMKKPVGLLSVKVIKAIKLKKKDLLGGSDPYVKLTLSGDKVPGKKTVVKHSNLNPEWNEEFDLVVKEPESQELQLIVYDWEQVGKHDKIGMNVIQLKDLTPEEPKLMTLELLKSMEPKEPVSEKSRGQLVVEVEYKPFKDDDIPENIDDPNAVEKAPEGTPSTGGLLVVIVHEAEDLEGKYHTNPSVRLLFRGEERKTKRVKKNREPRWDEDFQFPLDEPPINDKLHVEVISSSSRLIHPKETLGYVVINLGDVVSNRRINDKYHLIDSKNGRIQIELQWRNSS from the exons ATGGGAATAATCAGCACAATATTGGGTGTgattggttttggatttggaacAACGATCGGAATCGTCATTGGTTACTACTTGTTCATCTATTTCCAGTCTACTGATGTTGAg GATCCTGAGATCAAGCCATTGGTGGAGTTAGATTCAGAGACTATAGCAACAATGTTCCCTGAAATACCTATGTGGGTGAAAAATCCTGATTTTGATCGT ATTGACTGGCTTAACAAGCTTATTGGCCATATGTGGCCTTATATGGACAAA gCTATCTGTAAGATGGCCAAGTCAATAGCCAAACCCATTATCGCTGAGCAAATTCCAAACTACAAAATCGATTCAGTTGAATTTGAAATGCTCACTTTGGGTTCATTACCACCAAGTTTCCAAG GAATGAAAGTATATGCAACTGATGACAAAGAAATTATCATGGAGTTGTCAGTGAAATGGGCAGGGAACCCTAATATCATTGTTGTAGCCAAAGCATTTGGGTTAAAAGCTACTGTTCAG GTGATTGATTTGCAAGTTTACGCTACTCCAAGGATTACTCTGAAGCCTTTGGTTCCATCATTCCCCTGTTTTGCCAACATATTTGTCTCTCTTATGGATAAG CCACAAGTCGATTTTGGACTGAAGTTACTAGGTGCAGATGTAATGGCGATTCCTGGCTTATACCGATTTGTCCAG GAAATCATTAAAGATCAGGTTGCAAACATGTACCTATGGCCAAAGACTTTGAATGTTCAAATAATGGATCCTTCTAa AGCTATGAAGAAACCTGTTGGATTGCTTAGTGTGAAGGTCATAAAGGCAATAAAGCTTAAGAAGAAGGATCTTCTGGGTGGATCAGATCCTTATGTGAAATTAACACTCTCTGGAGACAAGGTTCCTGGTAAGAAGACAGTTGTTAAACACAGTAATCTGAATCCTGAATGGAACGAAGAATTCGATTTGGTTGTTAAAGAACCAGAGAGCCAAGAGCTACAGCTCATTGTTTATGACTGGGAACAG GTTGGTAAACATGATAAGATAGGAATGAATGTGATTCAACTCAAAGACCTTACACCAGAGGAGCCAAAACTCATGACACTCGAGCTCTTAAAATCCATGGAACCAAAAGAGCCAGTTAGCGAGAAATCGCGTGGACAGCTCGTGGTTGAAGTCGAATATAAACCTTTTAAGGATGATGATATTCCAGAGAACATTGATGATCCAAATGCAGTAGAGAAAGCACCAGAAGGCACACCTTCTACTGGTGGCTTGCTTGTGGTGATAGTTCACGAAGCTGAAGATCTAGAAGGCAAATATCACACTAATCCTTCTGTTCGTTTGCTATTCAGAGGAGAAGAGCGTAAGACAAag cgtgtgaagaaaaacagagaaccgAGATGGGATGAAGATTTTCAGTTCCCATTAGATGAGCCTCCCATAAACGATAAGCTACACGTTGAAGTCATAAGTTCTTCTTCAAGACTAATTCATCCCAAG GAAACTCTTGGTTACGTGGTGATAAATCTTGGGGATGTTGTGAGTAATCGGAGAATCAACGATAAGTATCATCTGATTGATTCCAAGAATGGTCGTATTCAGATTGAGCTTCAGTGGAGAAATTCTTCT